TGCAACGGCAAATTGTCCTGAGCAGCTTATCATTCATGTTCCGGGTAATGCCAATCGCGCGGAATCATGTCCTTATCACCAGAACATTCATCTCGACAGCACATCGCAATACCGCGTGTCGAGCAGTTGCTATTCGGTTAGCGCTATGGTAAACAAACCGTGGTTCGTGCTTCCGCCCATTCAGGAATGGTATTATAAACGGAAGAACCCAACGTATCGTCCGCTTCCTCCATTTAGAAAAGACTGCTTGGTCAATGCCATTCAGAACATTGCGGTCATTTATCCGAAGAATGGTTCGGGCATTTTCATTCCCAGAAACCTGAATGGTTCGTGGGAAAAGGTGGTTTTTGAAATTGCACATCGTCAGCCAGAGACGCTTGTCTATTGGCATTTGGACAATGAGTTTATCGGCACAACCCAATTTGAACACAACCTCGAAGTAAGTGCTGCAGCAGGCCAACACACCATGACGGTAGTTGACGAAAAAGGCGAATCCGTGAGTTGGCGTTTTGAGGCGTTGGAGAAATAAGGTTCTATTCCGAATCCCAATAACCCTTCATCTGCCTCTCAGCCTCTCGCAGCCAAGACTCTGAGTCCATAAGCGAATCCTGTGCTATCCAAGTTACTTTGCCGTATACGGCATCGGTCAGGCATATCTCTGGAATGCTTCCTCCGATGTACTCACCTTCGTTCTTTCCTGCCCGTGACACGATGGTGCTCAGCCAAAAGAAACGCGTTTTGCCGTCAACATTACGAACGTACGGGCGAGATTCGGCCGGATAGTTCACCGACCAATCGTAGTTTTTCTTGCTCTCCACAATTTTGGCAGAAATGGCTCCGCTGCCGATGTACTTCTCGCTTCGGTGATTGATAAAATACACGGTGTGATCATTATCGCCCGGAATGAAAAGGCTCAAACTCAAACCCTTTTTGTTCTCCTCATAAGGTTCCATGCCAAAATAGTTGTAGAGTTTTCCTTCTCCTTTTATGGTGAAGTAAGTGATGAACGGCATCGGATTCTGATCACTTGCCACTTCAGGGATCCGCACATCACCTTCGTGATAACCGGGAAATGGAGCTAAAAATCCGTTGGCGAATTTGAAGCTATTGGCCGTGTAATTCAGCGCTTTAAAAGGCTGTAGGTTCTGTCCAACGAGATACTTGTGCTTGAGCAGTTCTTCTGGCGAAAGAAAATCTCCTTTTCCGAGAAAAACACGCTTCAAGTAGTTGTCGCTTCCACCTTCTTGCTGAATGACGTAAACACCTCCGAAAACAGGACGTGGAAAGAGAAAACCTTTCCATCTGACAATCGGAACCACTTGCACCCAATTACCGCTGTCGTCTTGCAGATAAAGTGGAGCCGCTGGCTCGCAGTTCAGGAATTCATTCACCCCAAAACGTTTTACCACCGCATTCTCCGTTTTGTGGCTAAACAGTAACTGTTCGCCAATCTCGAAATTGACCTTTGCGCGATGCTTACTGTCAAAAACAGGTGATGGCAGATAAGCAGGAACATTCAGCACCTCGTACATGTGTTTGCTAAAGCGTTGAATCCAATAATTCGTTGCAGGCCCAACGGCAGCCGTGAAGTAATAGTTGCCATCAGCACCTTTTGTGAAACGTGGTTGCGTGGCATCTTCTGTCTCGCTCAGTGCTTCTTGGTTAATGAGTGTTCGAATGGAATTTACAGGCTGAATCCGTTCGTGACCTGACACAGGAATTTCGCTCAATTCAACCTTATTCAAACTTGAATAATGGATGTAGAGGCTGAAGTAGTTGTGGATATAAGGACCTGAAAAAAAGCTGAGCACCAGAAAAGCCACTAACAAAATAGAAGGAACGATGGCTCGTTTCCATGTTCGTTTTCGCACAAAAAGAATGAAAAGCCCGAACACCAAAAGAACCAGCACCACAAGAGCCAAATACTGGCGAATGGCAAGCAGAATCGGTTGAAACGTGGCGCGGTCGACAACGAGCGTGAAAAGCAATACGATCATGATGATGGCTACCCAAACTGGATGGCGTTTCATCCAAGCTTTTACACCGCTTCCGATTCTTGTTCTGAGGTTGAAGAAGAACCAATAAACGTGGTTTTTTTCCTCGTCTGGAGTTTGAATCTGGTCAGTCATTCACGTAGCCTTTTATGCCTTTTCGCCAATCGTCATCTTTCGGTTTGTCCTTCGCGCTATCCGCAGGTTTTTTGTCTGGTTCCCGTTCTTGTTTGATGGCTTCAATAGGTTTGGGCTTCTCTTCAATCTTGTTCACCCCAAGATCAGATTCCATTTTATCGATCTGGTCGAGTTTGCTTTTCAGTTTGGATAGGTTGCTTGGCGCATGTCTAAAAATCAGCGGAGCAACATAGAATGCAACCATCAACCCAAGAGTGATGAACACACCATACAATAGTTGTATGAGAATATTGGCGCTACCAGTGAGAATGACAATGCCAGTGATGATGACTGCGAGAAAAATGGCGCTGTAAAGCTTTCCAGAGAATGGCTGTGCGTATACGAAGCCTTGTTCCAGGTCATCGGGCATCGGGTCTTTGTGGGTGAGTTTATACCAATTCCGATAACTCTTGGTCATGCTTTTGTAATCGAAGAAGTAGTAAACGATACCGGATGCCAGACCGATGAAAAAGGCGAGTAGCGTATCCATTATTTGATGAGTTTAGAGTAAATGCCTCGGTGTTTTAAGATACTATTGATAGCCCATTCTTTCATGGGTTCTTTCCAAGTTTGATAATCGTGGTAAAATGCAGTCTTATCAAAAGCAAACTGAAGAACAGGATTGTTGTTCTGAATTTTTGAGATAAGATGCCAGAGCACCCGCTTCTGTTCAGGGCTTGTTCGAGTGTGTGGCTGGAGCATAAACTGATTCAGATTCTCTGAGATCTTCGGCTTTTCCTGCCCACCATTGATCAACTTATTGACCACCTTTTCGAGTTCGAAATAGCGATCATCTAACAGTTTCGCTTTCTCCAATTTGCTTATCAGTCCTTTACGCTGCGTGGGCGTCATCTGACCCACCGGAATAGTATCATCCAACTCCATGGCTGCTGAAACGATCATATGCTCCAACTGTAGTTCCAACAGTTCAATATGTTCCTGAAAGAAATCGGTTTCGCTATCTAAAAGATCTAAGTTGTAGAGGTAGGGAATGAAACTCAAATCCTTCATATTGAACTCTACATGCAAATGCCCGCTGTCTCCACTCAGCTGTGAAGCATCATCTTCGAAAATCATGATCGGCTTGCCACCCATCACCTTTTTGAACACGAAAACACCGTTGAACGCCAAGGTGTAAAAAGCTGTGATATTCGAGAACGGAAAGTCTGGCAACTCCAAATTCCGATAGCGCAGGTCGCCATGCTTTTTGCTGCTTTCAATGATTGCCTCGCGCAATTTCGAGTTCATCCAAGCTCGCGGATCGTTCATGTATCGGTTGACAAGTGCCTTTTGTTCGGCAGCAGCCGCGGCCAAATCGCCCGCCACGTTGAACTTCAAATTCACCACTTCCATCATCAACAGATCTTGTGGCGTGCGATACGAACTGATGTTCTGGTCGAGTTCAAACCAGATGGCATTCAGCGAGGTGATGTCCTCAATTTGCAACGCATAATTCTCAAAAACACGCCTGTGAATTTCCCAATCGAAGGTGTGGTATGGCATGTACACTGGACAATCCTTCTGATCGGGCGAAATGATGATGGCAAATGGGTTGGCAACACCGTGAGAAAGATAAAATCGATCGTCCTTTTCTCTTGCTATTTCAGGACTCCAACCCCAACCATCAACATGAAACTGATTGAGCTCGGTAGGCGCTATTCCGATGTCTTCCAAACATCGATTGTACCGCTTCTGCATCAGCGTATTGTCGATGTAATACAGCCGATCGCCAAACAGTTTTGATTCGCTGAGCTTAATCATGGATCTGCCCTTTGCTTGCCAGATCTCGGGCTTCTCCTTGGATGAAAAGTCGCTTGGCAGCTTCTTTTATCTCGCGGTTGATGCCCGTTTCGTTAATACGGATGGAAGTTTCCACGTAATTCAATGCTTCGTACAATCGTAGTTGCGAGAAATTCGAATCTTTCAGATTTTCCTTCATCAACACTTTCAGCATGTCCACTTTGGTGTCGTATGCTTTTCGGAAGAACTCATCTGGCTTTTCCCACCAGATCTCTGGTAGGTCAAAGTCGATAACGCGCGCGTCTACCGCTTTCTGAATGTTTCGCAGATCGCGTGATGAGAAGAACGGATACTTCCGTTGAATGGCCGCGTAGAAATCTCCGAAGAAATCGTGCGAATGCACACCAGCACTTGCCATTGTTTCATCGAAAATGGCCTTCACATCCTCATTCGTGAAGGTGTAATTATGGTCAAGCAGTTCGTTCAGCGATTCCGCTCGTTTCTGACTTGCCATGTAATCGTATCCACTCGGTGGAGGTGAGTTCACAAAGCCACTTTCCAGCTTTTCATATTTGCGCCACCACAGGTAATCCTGATCGATAAAATCCTTGTCGGTGCCCGCTCCATCCATTTTCACACGCATCTGAATTCGCGATAGCACCGCCTTATCAATCTGATCGGGAATGTTGGTGAAAAGGCTGATCAAACGGTTGCCGTAATTGACCGCATAAGCACCTTCCGTGTTTCTCAAGAAAACTCCGATAAACTCACGCACACCGGCCGAAACACCCTGACGCGTGCGTTCCTCCAAGTTATTCTCAGCATCATCAATCGGAGCGAAAATGATCTTGCTTGGGTCTTGCATCGGCTTGAACCATTCCATGGCGCGTTCTGCCGTTCCGCCTTGGTATGTGGAAACGATGTTCTCTGGCAACGGCCAAAAAAGAAAGTCGTACCCGAGCATATCGCAACGCTCTTTAAGCAAGGTTGCCGTGGCGGCAATCAGCATGCTTTTCCCCGTTCCGGGCTTTCCATCAGCCATGGTCACATTGGGCAAACCGCCTAATTCGTTCAGCGGATTCCGCTTCGTTTCCATGTCGTAGCAAAGCAAGCGTTCAGCATAGCGCTTAAAAAGATGCTTTGCTTCCTTGTTGGCCACAATGTCTTCCATCTTGGTAGGATTGAACGCCATGCCAACCGTAACATTGGTCGACATCGTTTCAAAACCTTGCACCACAAACTCGGTCTTTTCCAGTTTGTAATGATTGTCGGTAAACAGGTCAACGTACTTGAAACCGTCTTTTCTGAGCTTCAATTCTTCGCTCAAACGCTCAAAATATAGCTGACTGATCTTGAGGAAATGAAGATCCTGATTCACTACGCCCGAACGCTCCAAGTACGCGCCATAATAATAAAGCGAGCATTGAATAGCCTTGGAAGGACGGTTCAGGTTTACTTCTGGAATGCCGTTGAAATCGATGTTGATGGATGAGACTTCATCTGCCCGATGATCGCGAAGCCCATACAGAATGTAGTTTGCTGCTACCATCAGTAAAATGGCCGCCTGCGTTTGCGATTTATCATGAAACTCGGGTAGCTCCGATTGATGCAGACTTCCGTCACGGTTCTTCTGCATCAACAGTTCCAGACCTGATGCGCGTTCATATTGCTTGGCGATGTATTTACCGATGCAATAACCTTTCTTCAGCGCGTTCAGAATGACATTCGAAGTATTGGAAAGAATGATGCGATCATTACTGATACGGATGGCGCTTTTGATGATGGAAAGCTCATCCGTTTCGTTGATGTTCAAGGCTTTTCCTGCCTGAATGAGAAACGATAGATCGATATCGCCTTTGGCCTTTTTCACGTCAGTAATCCAGCCAACGCTTTTCAAATACGTGGTTATTTCTTCCTTGAACTCTTCAAGGTATTCTTCTTTGATTATCAGTAAGGATGAATCTGTTTTTTCCATCTAGATTTTCAGTTTGCCTTAAGGAGTTGATCTGTCCATAATGTATAAACCGATCCAATTGGTTTATACTGGTCATTCAATGGAAAAGCCAAGCGGATCTTATCCATAAAATCGATTAGTTGCCAATCCTCATTGTTGTAGGTGTCGTTTGGGTAGGCTTTTGTTGGTTCTTTGCCCCATTCCCACCTGACCAAATAATTACTTACATCTTGCGCTTTAAGCTTTGGAATCAACTCAGCCAACAATTGTGGATTTCCCTTCTGAGCAGTAATTTCTTCTTCAGAGACATTCTCATCCCAGTAATCCGGTATAGGAATGAACTGATCTACTTGATCACCTCGGTTGTAAAGTACATACATCCAAAAATCTCCATCATGGATATGGAAGGAGAAAACCGGGCAATTTAGTTGCTGGGAAATGTATTGTGAGCAGGAGTCCCATTCAACAAACCCCATGGGATAAACAACGGCAGTTCCATTTTCACCTTCATGGATTATACAAGTGTTTTCTTTCAGATCATTATCTACTTGCTGTTCAAGTCCGCCAGACTTTGATTCGGCATAATCTCTTACGCAAGACACAACTTCTTCGGTAGTTCGACCAATTACGCCTGACATTGACAAAAACATTCCCATGGCAAGTGATTCTAGTTATCGTGATAAATGTATGGCGGCACCACCAATTCATTGAGCGCCTCTGGATGATATTCGCTCAGATATTGCCACACTCCGTGGCTGGTAATGCTGTATTTGTTCAACTTGGAGATCATCTTCTCCATGCATTCCTTGTTCGACTCATCGATGTAAAAGATCTGTCGCAACTCACCTTTGGTCAGGAAGCTTTCTTTGCGTTGCTGCCCAACGGAAAAGATCACTTCCGCATCATATCGAAAGATGAAATCGCTGTAGTCGAATCGCTTCTTCAGCATTTTTGAAAATGGATGTTCGTCCTGCGAATACTCGCCATAGATCGGCCCGATGGCGATGCGTTTCAGCACTTTCGGCATCATCAACTCGCTGAGCGAATCGATGTCGGAGATCATCACTTTCAGCGGAGCCGTATTGTGTGTGATCTTGCGGATGCTTTCCACAAAACCGTAGCTGCGCAATGCCTTTTCTGCTTCGGCATCTTCGCGGTGATGGTCGAACACCAGCATGTAGATGTATGGGCGATTGGTGACACTATCGAACGAGCCCCAACTGTAGAGGTAACGCCAATTGAAATCGGCACCTTTTGATAGCAACTCCAGCGGCCCAGAAGTGAATTCCTTGAACAGTTTCCAGGTATCAAGCGTTTCGAAATAAGTGCGCTTGCTGATCTGTTTGAGCAAGCGAACGGGTTCGGTTTTGCTACGGATCATGTGATCCAAGATCAAGGTGCGCAGCGTATCCACCGACTGGCCATCTTTCAACTCCTCGGCCTGTTTGGTAAGGTCGTCTGCCAAGCGTCTGAACTCCATGTGATTCGGGAATCCCGACTCTGTAAGATCCACCAACATCGGATGTGTGTCATTGAAAGCGTATTTCAGCGACAGCACTTCAATTGAGTTCAAGAACTTCTGCGACATGCTCTTGATGATGTTGGCCTCATAAGGCGCATCACCTTGGTAATTGTCAACGGAGTTAATGAATTGCTCCAGCGCAAATTTCAGGTACTTGAAATAGTCCTGATAAGCGTTTTCGCCATCAAGCACACTCCGATCGAGCGGTGTAAAATGTTCGGCTACTTCTGAGGTTTTCATGAACTTCGGTCTGACCGATTAATTCATGAGATCGTTCACAGACGATGAATCCTTGCTTGGTTCTGCTGGTGCAGCTGGCGCATCACCCGATTTCTCATAGCGATGCGAGAAGGTCTCTTTCACATCGATACCGAACTTTTTGCTGTGCTGCTCCATGATCTTGGCATCTTCCTCCTTGTATTTGGCGGTTGCCTCTGCCATGGCCACCAATACCTTGTGCAATTCGGTCATACGCTCTGGATGCTTCTTCACACGATTCACCCTGTCTTTTTCGGAACTTACTAGCACTTTGGCAGCAATTTCCGTGATCTTCTGATCTGTTTTTACTCCTGCTTCTTCGTACAGCGAAGCGGCTTCCTGTGCTGTTGCAGTTTGAATCAACTGAAGACCAGATTCGTAGGTCGTAACACGTTCTTCCGTGTCTGATTTCAATTGGCCGATCAACTGCTTCAAGTTGTTCTTCGTAGTTGTCTGCGCCTCTAGATGAATCACGATCTGATCCACAAAACGCTCCTTACTTTGGAAGATTCCAAGTGCGATATTGTAGCTACCTTTTAGTATTGCTCGCTTCTCGCGCAGATCCGCAATTCTCTTTTCCTGTTCGGTGTATTCAGGGCTGTTGTTCGGAAGCTCCACAAGTTCATTTTCGGCATTTTTCAGCGCTGCTTCAACATCCTCGAGTTCTTTCTTTTTATCGCGCATGATGGTTGCTGCCTTCTCCTTGGTGTCAAAGGCAATTTCCTTTCTGTTTTTCAGCGCATCGATCTGCTTTTCTACATCAAGGATCATGTCTTCAATGATGGAGACCATGCCTTGAACTTGACTGATCACGCGGTTCAGCGACTCACCGATATCGGCATTTTTCAAACGGTCGCGATAGCTCTTATTGGCGCGTGCTTCCGTGTCTTTCAGGTTGGTTTCGCTCTGTGCCAACCCCTGTTCTTTTTTGGCTACTTGGCTGTTTTTGTACCCGAACAGAATGTTCCAAGCATTGCTCATGCCTTTGGCACCTTCCAGGTCAGTTCCTGCTTCAGCCAATTTCTTTTTGGCAGCTGCAACCCACGCCAATTCTTCGGTATTGAGCTCCTGCAGTTTGGAGAACTCACCTCCGCAGGAATCGAGCATTCCCCGTAGGTGCAGCATCAATTCTTGAAGATCTTGCTCCGTTTCGGTCACATCGCCATTCAGCGTTTCGAAATTTGAATCTATGATTCCGGAAACTATTTCTGCAGGGTCGCGCTGCTCTGATGCCGCACGTTCAATTTCCGTTTCTATCTGATCCAGTTTAGAAACAATATTGCTTTGCTTCTTCTGTTGGATTTTAGCTTTAAGGCTTTCTACTTTCTTGGAATCTCCCAGTTGATCAAGCAGGTCGAATGAATCTGACATATTTAGTGGATTAAGTTTTTATCGTTCGTTATACCTTCCAAATCTAATGTATTGGCGGCAAAAGCGTAAACCATGTTCAAACGAAATGCAAACTACTTGTTGGATTTTGGAAAAACTGCAGTAGCGGCTTCCGTTATTGCCTCTTGCGAATTGAGTATCATGATCTTCTGCCATATCTTGCGGCTGAGGCCAGTGCTCAACACCTCAATTTCATTGACGGCACCAACAACAACCTCATCGGGCAAACTCTGGGAATACAACGCAGCCACTTTGCCTATAAGAGCTGTAGCTTCCGAACAATAATCCAAATAGCGCTGAAGCTCAAATTTGGTCAGTGTCCGTTTTGGAGAGTTCTCCGTGTCGGACCTTCCTGAAGTTTCATGATTAGGATCCTTCGTCAACTGAAGCATGTCTATAACGTGCGCAATTACCCGCAGTTCATTCAACGATTTCAAGGCCCGTCCGCGCTTTACGCGGGATTCAATGTTCACCAAAAAGAAAATGGCTGCGCCTATCAGCACCAGGTCGTTAAAAATGGCCTCAGAAATAGTGACCACATTGGCCAGCGTGGTGTTCTGAATGCGAAGGTCTATGTAGGTGATGCTGTAGAACAGACCGCCCAGACCGATCAGGATCAATAGGGCAGAAAACAGCCTCAATGGAATGTTCGGAGAAGCAATCCACTCGATGTTCTGTTTGCTTTTGCTGGCCGTTTCCAGAAACTGCTGGCAGGTTCTCCTCAGCTCAGAATTAGGAAACCGATCGGCAATCCGTTTCTCAAGACGATCAATGGTCTCGATGATTTTTTCGGGGTTTAATACTATCGCTGCGCTCATTTTTGGGAAAGTTAAACCACGCGCAATTCAAAAACAAGGGAGAATCTTTTGCCAATTATATATGGTGTTGATCATTAGGTTAGTGCATCAAAAGCTAATCCCAAGCAAATGACTGAATTTGACGGAAAAAAATGTCGAACCCCGAAAATCAACGAGGCAGTCGCTCCGTGTCTAAGTATTGACAAGGGATTCAGGGAAAAAAGAAAACCGGACAATCCATGAAAAATTGGAATTGTCCGGTTTCGTAGCCCGTAGGGGAATGTCCCTCTAAAGGTGTGTAAAGGTCTTTCTGTGGTTTAATAGGTTGAAATACAGGTAGATAATTCGGTTAGGTGTTTATTGTATAGTTCATATAAGTGCAGAAAAGTGATATACTTTACAATCTCAGTGAATTGTTAAAAGCGACATACGTTTTTATTGATTGGGTAGATGGGGTTAAATTGGAAGGTCAACCTGTCTTTCGATTGGTTGATAGTGGAAGTAATGTTAAGTTGATTATTGAGCTTCCAGCAAAGGCACTAGAATACGTTACACAAATAATTCGTGATGTTTTTAAAATTATCGTAAGTAAGAAATCTTTTCGATTTAATGAAAGCCTTGATGATATAGAGAGGTCAATCGAAGTTATGACCAAAGTTGATAAGGCAATTAAAAAAGCCGTCATCACCCCAGAACAAGGTCTAAAATTGAAAGGTGATATCTTTCGGAATGCTAGCGGTATGTTAGAAAATGGCGCTCTCACGCAAGAATTATTTGAGGCAGAACAAAACACCACAAGTCAATCTTTGCTGATGGAGGTTAAAGAGCCGAAGCGAATCGGAGATAAGGTGCAGGGGCTACTACCACCAGCACAGAATGATACCGATACACCTGATAATTAGGGTATAGGTATATCACGACATAGTATTCGAATTTAGGTCGTGTTCAGATACTCTAAAAAGACTGTACTAAATACCACCACCCTATATTAGTAATGAACTATGGTAGTGATTAAATAAATACGTACTTGATATCCCTAGCTTTAACCGACTTAAAAAACCTACGATGAGCAAAGAAACCACTGACCACAATTTGACAGGAGGCTCAACCAATTACGTTAAACTTATTTTTCTTGGACTGGTGGTGGTAGCAGCGACACTCCCGTTTCACTACGTTCCTGAGAGACTTATGGTTTTCCCTAAAGGACAATTAACGTTCAGTAAGACCTTTGTTACTAGAACGGACATTGAATATATAATTTACAGGTCTGAGAATGCTCGAAATGTACTTGAAAGGGACATGGTTTTGACCGAGCCACTTGCGCAAAAACTTCTCGAAATGGGTCTGCTGGTGGATTTCCAAGGGGTCTTGTTTTATGACCTTGACACCGAAAAAATGCCAATGATGTATAAAACCGATAAAAAAATTGAAGCGATTAAAAAAGCCATACAGGAAGACGAAATGAAGTAATGTGTTTTGGTAGTATTTATATGTCTTGTAATATTAGGAATACCTAATACTCTTAGGTATATTTGATTCGTTATTCAGAAACGATGAAAGCACGATACAACCGAATCAGTACAGCAAGCCAAAACATTGAGAGACAATTGGCAAAGCAACACCCAGATGAAATATTATATAATGATGTGGTGAGTGGGTCAGTGCCTTTCAATGACCGTGAACGAGGTTCTCAGCTAGTACAAGATATTGTTGACGGTAAGGTGAGTTATGTGGCGGTATCATCAATTGATA
The Flavobacteriales bacterium DNA segment above includes these coding regions:
- a CDS encoding ATP-binding protein, producing MEKTDSSLLIIKEEYLEEFKEEITTYLKSVGWITDVKKAKGDIDLSFLIQAGKALNINETDELSIIKSAIRISNDRIILSNTSNVILNALKKGYCIGKYIAKQYERASGLELLMQKNRDGSLHQSELPEFHDKSQTQAAILLMVAANYILYGLRDHRADEVSSINIDFNGIPEVNLNRPSKAIQCSLYYYGAYLERSGVVNQDLHFLKISQLYFERLSEELKLRKDGFKYVDLFTDNHYKLEKTEFVVQGFETMSTNVTVGMAFNPTKMEDIVANKEAKHLFKRYAERLLCYDMETKRNPLNELGGLPNVTMADGKPGTGKSMLIAATATLLKERCDMLGYDFLFWPLPENIVSTYQGGTAERAMEWFKPMQDPSKIIFAPIDDAENNLEERTRQGVSAGVREFIGVFLRNTEGAYAVNYGNRLISLFTNIPDQIDKAVLSRIQMRVKMDGAGTDKDFIDQDYLWWRKYEKLESGFVNSPPPSGYDYMASQKRAESLNELLDHNYTFTNEDVKAIFDETMASAGVHSHDFFGDFYAAIQRKYPFFSSRDLRNIQKAVDARVIDFDLPEIWWEKPDEFFRKAYDTKVDMLKVLMKENLKDSNFSQLRLYEALNYVETSIRINETGINREIKEAAKRLFIQGEARDLASKGQIHD